The genomic region GAGCGCCTTCAACGCGCTCGCGTCGAGCTCGTCGGACTCGCCGAAGTCGATGGCGCGCCGCGTGTTGCCCTCGAGACTCGAGTTGAACAGGCCCTTCGCATCGGCGAGGGCAGCACCCTTGAAAAAGGTGAGCTTCACCACCTTCTTGTAGGTCTCGCCGGTACAGATCGGACCTTTGTACGACCAGGTCGGGACACCGTGGGCGTTCGACGGCTTCCGCCACTTCAGCTCTTCGTTGACCCCGGGGACCGCTTCTTTAATCAGCGAACGAAGCTGCGCCAGCTTCGGGCCGCGCCAGTCGCCGAGCTCCTCGATCATCTCGTCGATCTCGCGGGAATCGTCGCCCTTTGCAGGACCTGCAGCTGCCACCGTCGCCCCCGGATTTGCCCACCAGCGCTGAATACGCAGTGTATGCAGTCGACGCCAGGAACCGGCCCGCAGGCATGATTCGCCGACAGGGGCCCAACCAACGAGCTCGGCAAGCTGCCTACGTGACCCGGATCCGACGGAGGCGGCGCCGCGCAACACCCTCGCTGCTCAGTTTCACCGTCGCCGGTGTCGGGATCGCCGCTTGCTTCCGTCGCTGTGCCTTTGGCCGCTGCCGGGCCTCACGCCGGCCCCGAGCACGCGTCGTCGACAGCCACGAAGTTCGCGTGCCCAGGTACAGCGCCGAGCCTCAGGTCCTCGGGCTCGTTGGCCGCGGACCCCGACGCCGTGCGCCTCTGCCTTTACAGCGATGGGCACCCCTCGAGGAGGCGGCCCAGCGGCGGTGTCCTCCTTGGCGGCTGGCCGGCGAGCGCCCTCGCCGACCTCATCGTCACCTCCCCGACGGTGCGCAACCCGCCCCGTTCGTGCACCAACCACGACGTCGATGTGCTGATGGAGTTCGCCTACCCGAACGCTTCGGCGGGCGTCGTGGCGGTCTCCGCGGGTTGCCCCGAGGCGCTCGTGCTCCTCGCGGGTCATGCACGGCTGCTCGACAAGGCCCTCGCCGCCTACCTCACGGCCACCGCCGGCAGCTATGCCCTGCCGGGCCGACGGGCACCCGACCTCTACGCCCAGCCTGTCGGCGCCGCCGAACGCAACGCCGAGCACGCCGGGTTCTCGGTCAACTTCGGTGAGGAGGAGATCGACACCGAGGTGCCTCCGGTGTGGTGCTGCTGCAGTACCCGCCGCCCGGTGCGGGTGCGATCGGCGCAGAGATCGACGTCGTGATGTCGACGCGCCGCGCGCCGACGTGTCACACGAGCCAGCTGGCGCTCGACTACCGCGGGGACGGCGCGGGTGCAGGAAGCGACTCCGCCACGATCGTCATCCGTGACACCTCGTCGACCTCGTGCCTGCTCCAGGGTCCGATCGAGGTCAAAGGCGTCAACGCGGCGGACAGACCCGTCACCGACAGCCTCGGCTATCGCGTCGCGCGAGCGCTGGTCCTCTCCCCTGAGGCCGCTCGCCTCCCCGCCACCGGGGCGCCGGCGGCCGGGGAGGTCATCGGCGAGCTCCAGCTCTCCGCCGAGCACCGGGACGGTCCGTATCCACCGAGCTACCTGTGCGCCGAGCATCACGTCGTCCCCGCCACGTAGCGGGTCACCTTCCCGCACGGCACGGTGATGCTGCGAAACGGCCCCGACCCCGGCGACCCCGGCGACCCCGCGTTCGCCAGCCTGGTCACGTGCCGCGAAGAGATGAACGCGCCGAGCGCGGTCACCGCCGGGTGAGAGGCGGATCCCTCCGGCGTCGCCCCCGCGCACGCGGCGTGTGACGACCTCGGCACGCCAGCAGGTCGTAGCGTGGTCGTCGTCCCTCGCGCGGAGGTCACCATGGCCGAGCAACCCGAGCAACCTCTCCCCCGCCAGCCGAACGACGTCCCCGCAAGGGCCGCGGGCGCCGCCATGGTGATGGCCGCGTTCCTCGGGGTCCTGTGGGCGGTGCAGCTCGTCGACAGCGTGAGCCACTACCCGCTGCTCCGCTTCGGCATCGTCCCGCGCAACGTCGGAAAGCTCGAGGACGTCGTGACGGCGCCCTTCATCCACGCCAGCTGGACGCACCTGCTCGACAACAGCCTCCCGCTCCTTGTCACCGGCTTCTTTGTCGCCCTTGCCGGACTCGCCCGCTTCGTCTCGATCACGGCGGTGATCGTGGCGGTGAGCGGCCTCGGCGTCTGGCTCACCGCCGCCTCGGGGAGCCGCACCGTCGGGGCGAGCGGCGTGATCTTCGGCTACTTCGGCTTCCTCGTCGCCCGCGGCATCTTCGATCGCCGCCTCACCGACCTGCTCGTCGGCCTCGTCGTCGGCGCCCTCTACTGGTCGGTCCTCCCCGCCGCCCTGCCGGGCAGCCCCGGCATCTCCTGGCAGGCGCACCTCTTCGGCCTCGCCGGCGGGGTGCTCGCGGCACGGCTCTTCCGGCGGCCGAAGGAAGCCGCCTCCCCGCCGCGCTACGCCCTCGGCGGTTCGCAGGCCGCGTAGGCGCTCGCTACCTCGCGCGCGCGGGGTGGCTGGCGAGGATCTCGAGGCGCCGTTTGGCGGGGAGCGCGGGGTGGCTGAGGGGCGCCGCACCGGGGCGCAGCCCGGCAAGGACGAAGTCGAGGTGGCGCTGCCAGACCGCGGGGGCGATCTCGCCACCGGTCTCGATCACCCCCCGCAGCGCCCAGCAGACGACGCTCAGGTCGGTGAGGGTGCACTCCTCGCGCACCACGCCCGCGGCCTTGGCACGCGCCAGCAGCTCGCCCCAGATCTCGTCGAGCTGCGCGACGAAGGCCTCGGGGACCGCGCCGACCCACAGCCTCGCCATGCACCCCCGCTTCGCGGCCAGCGCGGCGCCGATCGCGCGCAGCAGGCGCTCGAGGCCGCTCCCGTCGTTCTCGTCGAGCGCGGCCCGCCCGGCGGCGAGCAGCTCGCCGTAGAGGTCGTTGGCGAGCGCCTCGACGAGCGCCGCCTTGGTCGGGAAGTGGCGGTAGAGGGTGCCCATCCCGAGCTTCGCGGTGCGCGCGACCTCCTCGACCGAGCCGTCGAGGCCGTCACGGGCGAAGACCACGGCGGCGGCGTCGAGGAGCCGGCGGTGGTTCTCCTCCGCGTCCCGCCGCCGTAGCGGAGCGGCGCCGACCTCGCCGGCGTTGCTCGTGCGCACCGCTACTCCGCCACCGCGAGGTCGTTGCCGGCGACGAGCGGCGCCTCGCCCCCGGCCTCGGGCGCCCCGGCCGCGGCGGCGAGGGCGCGCCGGCTCGGGACGAGCAGCGCCGCCGCGGCGGCCACAACCGCCGCGCTCATGAGGAAGGCGAAGCCGTGCGTATACCCCGAGAGTCGCGGCACGGTACCGGGGGCGACGCCTGAGGTCACGATGCTCGCCATCGCGGCCGCGCCGATCGAGCCGCCGATCGTGCGGATGTTCGTGTTCATCCCGCTCGCCACGCCGACCTGCCCGGCGGGTACCGACTCGACGACGATGCTCGACATCGCGGAGAAGGCGAGGCCGAAGCCGATGCCGAGGACGGCCGTCGCGGTGTAGACGAGGACACGGTGCGTCGGGGCGAAG from Acidimicrobiales bacterium harbors:
- a CDS encoding DUF1801 domain-containing protein; its protein translation is MLRGAASVGSGSRRQLAELVGWAPVGESCLRAGSWRRLHTLRIQRWWANPGATVAAAGPAKGDDSREIDEMIEELGDWRGPKLAQLRSLIKEAVPGVNEELKWRKPSNAHGVPTWSYKGPICTGETYKKVVKLTFFKGAALADAKGLFNSSLEGNTRRAIDFGESDELDASALKALFRAAADLNVG
- a CDS encoding rhomboid family intramembrane serine protease, producing MAEQPEQPLPRQPNDVPARAAGAAMVMAAFLGVLWAVQLVDSVSHYPLLRFGIVPRNVGKLEDVVTAPFIHASWTHLLDNSLPLLVTGFFVALAGLARFVSITAVIVAVSGLGVWLTAASGSRTVGASGVIFGYFGFLVARGIFDRRLTDLLVGLVVGALYWSVLPAALPGSPGISWQAHLFGLAGGVLAARLFRRPKEAASPPRYALGGSQAA
- a CDS encoding helix-turn-helix domain-containing protein, which gives rise to MRTSNAGEVGAAPLRRRDAEENHRRLLDAAAVVFARDGLDGSVEEVARTAKLGMGTLYRHFPTKAALVEALANDLYGELLAAGRAALDENDGSGLERLLRAIGAALAAKRGCMARLWVGAVPEAFVAQLDEIWGELLARAKAAGVVREECTLTDLSVVCWALRGVIETGGEIAPAVWQRHLDFVLAGLRPGAAPLSHPALPAKRRLEILASHPARAR